The DNA window AATGGTTTCTTTGGTTTCGGAAAATATTGTATTCCGAAAAACGCGGGACTATAGTTAGATAAGAGCGGACGGGTAAATAAAGgtggaataaaaatgaaatatagaaCCCATTAATCGAGGTCcgccaaaaatttcgaacgcgtGACAAAGCCTTTCGCATCGATCACAAAATTAAGATCGGGGATTTTCTCGGGCGCACACGTCCTCGCAAGATCACCAGCGATAAGAACAAACGCAGAAAAGCTGTAGAGAGCTACGTGGAAAAATCATTCGAAACGAAAGCTGAGCAGCTATGCAAAGCGATTGGGAAACGAGAGAGCCGCGTATACGGAAGAGAGACCCGTGCAACAGTCACACGTCGCCTTGGTGAAGTTACAATGCCGGACCGTATGGTCGTACAACAGTAATTCCGTGGTATCTATTTCGTGCATCCCGAACAATGACTATCGTGGTGGAAACGCGCGACTGATGGCCCGTTGCTCGGTGACGACGGTTCTAAAGAAAACCACGAACACGCTTCTGGCCCGAGCATACATTGTCACGGGCCACAAACCGGCGACGCATTATGACGTTTCTATTCGATGGCTTCGAATTGATCACACCTTTTTCGCCTCTAAACCCGCGGACACAGGTGCAGGCCTGTGGTTCTGAAAAAAGCCCGAGATCCGCGAGCCCGAAACCGCCGAGAAACTCGAAGTTGCAAGATGCCCGGATCTCACGCGATAATCGCGACATGACAATTCGCCTAAGCGGCGTGCACGAGTCCCCCTTGTCTCGTGCAACACGAAAATGGTCGATCCCATTGgaatttttgcagtttcttgTCAAAGTATGGTACGCGAAAACGATATCGCAGGGCCGGTGTTTGCCTCGGCCATCGGGCCGATGTTTTGGCCGTAGTTGAACCGTATGGGACCCGCGTTTCCAGGGCATTTGTTTCGCTCTGCTCGGGAATATTGCTGGTGAAAGGAAGAAACTGACCTCGCCTGCTTTGAGGAGCTGTGCATAGTTGAACTCAGGACATGCCTTCTCGTTCGACTCTGGCAGGGTGAGTACGAAGCGGAAGGAGGGCGCGAGCTGTTTGCccttttcctcctttttctccTTCTTCGCGACGTAGCCCAAGGACTCCGGGAACTCCAAGGTCTGCAATGGTACCCGTTTAGCCTCTGACATTCCTACATTTGCACGAGCTCAACGCGGATCACGGAAACACTGCGAACGCTGCAGCAACAACATGGTCCTTTATCTCAAACACCGCACCGACACCGCCACTCGCACGTCGCCATCTTCGGCTCGACTGTTTTTAGAGTGCGCTGCCGACGCCGCCGCTATGGTTCCGTTCTCATTGCACGAGTTTTCAATGATCTTCGGGCGCGTTCGCATGAAATCGCGATTCATATCAATTTGTTGTAAACTGGTCTTGATACATAGTTTGTCCTGTTACAGTCAGATGGCTCATTTGATACGATTTTAGAAGGGCGCCAAATTCAAATTGCAAACTTAACGCTTTCGCACCGGAAGACGCAATATGCGTTTTTGGATTCTCCAAATGACTCGATTTATCTTGAGATATGTTAAGATAGATGTTTTAGTAGACATACATATGTATCGGTTAAAAAAGTGAAGTAGTTTGTTTAAAATTATGTACCTTTGCAGAATGTTGCGAATTCGCTCACAGTTACTGTGTCAGAAATGACCCGCTGCGGGTTATTTTTGAGGCTGTTTTATCGTAAATTTCATTCAGAAAAACAATTGAACCTTTAGCATTGGAATTCTGCACACATATTCAACGGTATTTGAAGTATGTGTGTGATTTTTTCATGTAAAAATAATCACAATGacatgagttatatatttttttatgaagtACGTTTTGAAAACCATGGGTCGGCGGTTGCTATGATTCCAGTCTTGCGACTGATCGGAAACAAAATAATATGGCctgaactaaaaaaaaaaatgaaaaatttttaagtCAAGGTACcggttttttcaatttttaaaataatagtaAGGAACCTTTAAAATGTTTTAAACCCCATGTTCGACAATTTTGATGAAGGAGGACTGATTCTTCGAGATAATGGAAGACGGAAAATAAGAATGAAATCATTATGATATCAGTTCCATTCTTATcacataatatacatatatcatTTATTACAATGTTTTAATACAGTCTGTACAAGCTATTGTAGCGTTTATATCGTCTAGTTAAAAATCTATCTCTACATCCATATAATAACTCCGTTCcgtatataataaaaaaagttaattCAGAACTTCCCTTCCAATGCCTGCAATGGTAAAATCAATATTGTCAATCATCTAAAATATCAGTTTATCTAAAATATGTAGGTGCTGTAACAGTACCCGTCCATGTTAAAATGTATAATCAACTTTTACAAGATAAAAAGATCATTCGAAGCAACAATGCTCAGTCGAAACTCTAAAAGTAATTTAACCCGGAGTGTCGAGATTGTTCTCAATATTCTCCCGAttctttgcaattttaattgcTGAAAATTGCTGACCTAAAATCTTCATTACTTCCGCATGTTTTACGTTACGATCTTTTTTTACACTATTATAATTCTCTTTTACGAAAAGCGCAAATCCACCAAGTTCCCTCTTGGGAGTTTGTACTTGTACTGTTCCAGATTTTGTGGTTTTGTTTATGAGTAATTCGAACTTTCCGTAGCAGTGACCGCAACGTTTTCTTTCGACATCCAAAGACTTGGAATGCCTGCCGATGCTGCAACAATTTTGTACATTGTATAGTTTATTCAGTCATCCGTATTTTAATTCATAAATTAGATATCAAATATTTTACCTGTACCCGCAGCCGACACATTTATACGTGAACttagttttaattttatagTCATGGCACCTGCGAATCGGTGGTAGGTCGGGGAACGTCTTCACGGCTTTGTTAGCCCTAAAATGGATCCACATCGAAACGATTTTTAACATTAAACACAGCAAAtaagtgcaaaagttcgtgcccgattccttgttgtattttaatacgaaatcgggCAGGAACTTTTACACTGACCTAATAGATACATACCATCCTGTCCAAAATGGACCATGTCCATCGGAAACATTGTTTATCAGCCAGGCAGCTGCGTGGCACATTTCATGGATTAAAGTGTCCCGAAGTCTGTCCGGTGTATCCAACACCTATACAGAAAATTGATGGTCTTAAACCATATCTTCAACATCGTCTTCATCAATGTAATTGCATACCTTCGTCGAGAGAACTATTCTCGATGATCTCACAACACCTCCAAGTGTTTTTATCGATTTCTTGTTGTAGCAGAAGCCAGCAGTTCCTCTCATACGGACATTCCATTCGATGCTCATGTCCTTAGGCAATTGCTTGTCAAAGACTCTCTCGTTATATAATTTATACAAATAATTGCACAAAGTCTCCTTAGTATTTTTAAAGTCCGTTCGGTACTTTTTAGCTTCTGGATGCGCATTGGCAATTGGTACATTTTCAGACAGAGATGCTAAAAAGCTATACTTCTTTTCACATTTCCAGTTATCGGAAATCGGTCTAACTGTAGTACTTTTTTTAATCGTTTGCCGTGGAAGTTTAGGAGGAtctataaaaattgtccaatttTATCGACATGTCATCGAAATAATTCACAAATGTGTATTACCTTTTTTAACTACAGGTTTTGGTGGAACATCATCGCCAGGGTCAAACTCACTGGTACCCGagctttcactttcactttcatCCTCGATGAAATACAATTTCTTTCGTCCCATATCGTACATATCATCGCGATTATTCTCTTCATCTTTTCCTTCATCATCGGTATCCGTATCACATATTCTTAACGCTCTGTGAAACAATTGTCTCAATTACTTGACTTCATCATATATTTTCTCTAaacttcaaaaatattttttctaccTTTGTACACGAGGCGGAACTGTTGGTTTCGGTTGTACATTGTTCGTTAATGTTTTGGGGTTTGTCACCGCAGTGTAGTATGAGCTTTCACATCCACTTTCTGACGACGTGTCATCCTTAATAAAACTGTCCCTCTGTTTGGGACCCACACGAgcgtttttttttgttgaagGCTTTTGTGGTCTCAAATCTTCTAGAGCTATacaatttacaaattttaacGTGAAACGTGAGAACAATAATGGTGTCAGAATGTAATTACTTACATGCACTACTATCCTCGTCTGCAGACTCTGATGAACATATAATCTTTTTGGTCCTTGCTCTcctgtaattaaaattaaatttgtagtATTTGGTAATTAATTTCCGATACATTCGAGAATTCCGATCCGTCCCAACAGTTTCGGGTTCTCACACACCACtattaattataaaacaaaAGGAGATCTTTTTTACCTTTCAGTTTGTACTGCTCTACTTTTTGTAGCAACAACTTGCTTCCTTGGCTCTGATTTTGGTAGCAGCTCATCTGCCTTCTGCCTCCAGGATGCACCATACAATTTGTCTAATATATCCGCGCAAGCCATAACATCCATGTTTTGTGGTTGACTTATTGTAGGAGTAGACATTTCATTATCAGCGCGTTTGTTAGTTGGTGTACGAAGTTCGAGAGCATCGTTTCTCGATCGTTTCGTATAATCTAGAATCGTAGTTTGCCTTGTTACagaagattgtactattttatTGCATTCTTCGTTAGTTAATTTCTTCTCACTCGTTCGCGCTTGGCGTATTCTGTCTCTATTATTTGGAGTTTCATAATTCATTTCTAATCTCTCCAAACTACTGTTGCCAGAGCTTATGCCGCTTTTGTTGCTAGCAGGTACCATGCTGAAGGAGCTGTCACTCTTTGAATCAAGAGAATTGGTCTGAAGCCATTCCgagatttgtttcttttttctttctgatAGTGCGGACATTGCGTCTATATTTTGGTCCACCTTTTGggtatttaatatttcattgacATGATTTCTATGCAAATTATTCAAAGTCATTTTGGAATCTTGAGCAATATCGCTGCTGGAACTCGGAGGAGTTTCATcgataatttttgtattttctacTAAATTGGTCCTAAAAGAAATAGCTGGATGTCCACCATTGTCCATGCTCTCGTCGACTATTACATTATCGTCTATTTTCTCATCGTTTACTACATTCTTGTTTCTTCTTGGCGACTCATACGCCACTTTTGGCGagcttatattttttataatatttcgcaCATCTCTCCTTGTAAGCTTTTTCTTAATCTCAAATTGATTCTTAATAGACAAACCTTTCTGAGGTGTGTCAATACTTTTGCCACTATTATGTGAGACATTTTTTCCATACACATTATTAATATGTAGCTGACTATTGCATTCtgatgtaattttattattgcTTTCTGGAGTGAAACTGATATATTTACTCTTAGTAGAACTTTCCATACTTTTCCCGTTCGAATCGCTACTACTAGGTGTAGCACTATCAGatgtaagtaaaatatttcttctttcagCAAaggtgttttcttttttcttactgttaaaaaagtcaatttttttgtttctcctcCACAACTCAAACATACGGTCTCCCTCCTCATCCAAACATTCAGAACTCGAAGAACTGTCGATAAGTTCCCTGTGTTTAGAGTTAAAATGTTTATTTGACTTCAATTTCGTGTCAGTAGAGTGCTTAGGATTGTCACAGTCGGAACTAGAGTCATCTAttagtataacatttttgttgtCATGCACCTCTGCTTCTTGAGAATCGGATGCAATGGAATCCTGAGTCATTTTTAGACAAAAGTCTTGTGATTCGCTAATAGATTTTTCTTCGTCCCTGTCAGAGCTTATGTTAAACACTGCATGCTTGTATCTCTTCTccatttcgattttatttcttattttatacaCCAGATCATCCTCTATAATGACAACGTAAATGTTATCGTATATATTATTGttcgatattataatatataaaaatttgagTAATTTGAGTAAATTGGAGTAAATGTATTATAATATTGACTTACTATAGCTACACATCTCTACTGGCAGATCGAGGACTCAagtttcgtttatttatttcacGGGGATATAATACGTGAAATGGAACAGTACAAGTACCTTATGGCTTCTGAAACAGCAACGAAGTAGACATTATACGTTACTTGTAACGCGTGCCATAATTCCTTCTGAGAAATTATATTAAACCTCTTCGGTACGTGAAGGACAATATGATAAACAATAACATTGGGTGAAATTCCACGAAATCATGACACACAACTACAAGTAATTCGAAAAAAAGATATCGGAATATATTCTTCAAACTACATATTACGTTCATGGACAATAAGATTTGTTTTTGAACATACCTCTATCcacaaaattgttaaataaaaacattccAGATAACATCTCGTACGTCCACCGCAGTTTGAATGTTGAATCCGTTAATGTTGATTCATTGTAGCCAACTGCTAAAATGTAAATGTCTTGTGCTAATATGTGAAGTTAGGTACGCTATAATCCTCCTGCAGTAGTACCAATAGAAACAGGTGCGAAATTTAAATCATTCAAAATTCCTGATCCCAACACGTGGCGATGCAACAGTTGAGATTCAACTTAGAAAATGTTTTgggattataataaaaatataatagaaaaacAGTGTCACGGTACATTatattcaataattaaatacgttttttactcttcaatcgttataaaatttcctttttcttctaGGGATTTACAAATGATAAAGAAGTTCTAGTCATTGTGAGCGTTTTAATGACTCACCTACAACAAAGAAAAGTTTAACCATTTTCTCTTGAACAATATCCTGAATAGAATTATATAAATTACACTATTGAAAATAGCTTGTCATTCAACCAATGAAGTTGCTATGGCTATCGAACATATTCACTAGAAAATGCTTAATCATTTTTCTCTAATTTCTTAAAACGACTTTTAAGCAACAAATTAGGATGTATAGTTCATATCCGCGATTGCATTCCGCGGTATTAGCAAAAGGAAACGTTAAATAGCGAGATATTTGTTCTTTCCGGCAATGATTTATGAATCTTCCGTAAAAGGAAGCTCCTGGATCATTAATTTCAGTTCGACGTACTCGATTTCTTCGTATCCAAGACTGCACAATTTTTCTTGCCTTCGAAGAACAAATGATTCGAAACGAATGGTCGGTAAACATCGCGCACGAGTTTATAAAACATAAATACGAGCATAAATTTCGACAAACATTTTGATGAGTACAAACAATTCACATTTACCTCCACCATCCAGTAAAACTTTAAACGATTGTCAACGGTAACCTACATCGCAAAAATTCAGTATTTACATAAATGTATTATGCAAGAGGAAATTGTATTTTCATTCATTCTCGAAGCCTTGAATTTTGGATTAAGTTGTTACGCTACAAATCAGCGTTTTAATTGAGTAACATAATCAATTACGGAACCGACGAAAGATTAAAGCTCGCACCGTAATACATAAAATGATACAGCaatatttaatcaatttttataatactgACGAGCTTTTTAAATTCCGTATTACAAAATCTAGGTGCCGGCTAATTAAATGATCTCGGACATCAAGCAATTACCGCGTGATTGACATGCAGCCCCGGTAATGCTTCAATTAGACTCTCGAAATACTCTCTCGTATGACTCTCCATTCGCATCGAGATCGATTGCATTCGAATAAATAGCTGGGTTAGGGATGCGGTGCTCTGTGGCTCAGAACCAAATATGATTATTGACGAACGCGAGGGGAATAAATACCGCTGCGTAGCCCCATAATGCTCCAATTTCGAAAATGGGAAACCCCGGGCCAAAGATAACTTTCCGCCTGGTGAAAAACACTGCCGCAAATAGAAGTTGCAGggtcgagaaaaagaaaaaaccctCCCGGGaacaatagaaataaaatactcATCAATCATATCCTGACCCACCACATCAAACACCAATGAAGCCGCATCGGCTCTGCATCGAATAACAGTTTCACATAGTTTCAAAAAGAAATGATTTGGTCCGGGAAGATTGCGTAAACAATGAGCGTCGAATGAATAAAAGATAGAGCTAAACTTCAATGCGTAAACACGGGAACTTCGGCTCTGAAAGTAAAATGACATTTCTGTTTCCGGTCTCTCGTATCGCTCGAATGAAATAGAATCGTCGCGGAACTTCTCTGTGAAGTCGGAGAAAATTCGTGGTGAATCGTTGATAATCTCGAACGGGTGGGAAAGGCTCCGCGAGCCACACCGGTTTTTCGTCCGGGAAAACTTCTGGCCTTAATCCAAATATTAGCTAGAGGGTGTTCCCAACAGTTTCAAAACGACCGGGGATCACGCTAGCCGAACACGGTGATAAAGTCTGTGATTAGCGGCGATAAGGATCCAGATAACAGCAGCTCGCAGCTCGACTAAATCATCCTCGGCAGTCTCGAACCGTTTCCCCCAAGTGCATCGAGCTGACTCACACTAGTCTAAAACGCGATATTTAGCGACATTTTGGTATAACTTCTAAACTGTTAAAGATGTCGAAGTGGGGTGTATGATATTAACAAGTAGTCTTTTTTAGTGGTGCATAATGTAGCATGTAGctctttttactattttgtaaatatattgccaagtttaacaacttttagaaaatttatttgcaaTGAAACACATTCAGATCACTCAAGGTATTGTCCTTCTAAATTTTTTGTAAATCGCtcttcgaataaaatttgtttcttgATTTTCCAGGGACTGCAGAGAAATTTAGGATAGATGACTGCATCTCATCCTTCTTAAAAGTACACAGTCTGTGGTAtctgtaaaaaaatttgatgtCTTTAGGaatggtaatttacagcttaaagataaacctttcatttaaaaaaaaattggaaggaaaatattaaaaaggatcgtcagggcatcttaaagaagaaaaacaattttttccatgagaaaggcTACCTTCGAAACTTCCAACTTTAACTGTTTATCACAGTaatagtatttattaaatttaattaatttttcattgtcaaggttgatggatatttagaaagcaataagcattcaGCAGGAATCAGTATGAGGcagttgattttttggcaaaatgttactaaatttcgcgttttagaccactgtgTGACTGCGCCGATCGCACCTTTTCGTTGCATCGCGGACCAAAAACTTTTGCTCGTTCTTTGACGAGAGATTTGAGAGTTTGAACCTGAAGTCTGGCTAATTTCGAATGGAAAAGCAAAAGGAAAATCCTTTCAGGACGAGTAATGAAAAAGCTTCGTTAAATCTCGGTCCCATGTTTCCATCGCAAAATCCCATATGGTAGGGTTTCAAGTAACGCTCTCGCTCCAATTAAAGCGGTTCTTGTTTTCTCTACCTGTAATCTATCAAGAACCGCTTAATCCTCGGGGAAATACTGTGAAAAGAAATCTGGATCcgagatttattttatttcgaatcGGGTAACGTCATTCGATTAAAGAAATCAAGCGATACTTTCTGCAATATTTATCGCGAGTTGATCTGTTTAGCGTCTTGCTATGACAAGATGCTAACGAAGATCTTTGAGCATTTTTTTTCTCATTCTCCCTTTTTTACGCAAATTCACATGGGCGCTGTTTTCGCTTTGTGCACGGTGGAAACGCTTCAGGGAATCTCGAGCCAAATTGGAAAAAGTATTAGGAACTTAGAATAGCGAAACGCAAGGAAATGGAGAAAGGACTGCACCGGAAGCGGATGGAAGTCTTCGCCGGGGAcaaatttaaacgattgtttattGCACCAAAAGTATTTCGTATATGAGTACAACCTCGTAGAGAACTTTGAACCATCACCTTTTTGTACTTTTCAAGACAGAAGAAAACATCCCTTGAAATATGTTTTTCTATTTCTCTGCCAATATTAAAACATCAAAATTGCTGGTCCATTAGAATACAATAGAACTatcgttttaataattttgttgaatCTACTACGATTGATACGATGTACAGGAGAATAAAAAAGTACATGACGACTAGAATGCGAATTTTACGAATTTATCACACAAATGAATAAGAGAAATTTGAAACagttaaaattaataattaggAATTTCCATTTGGTTCTCGCACAAAGATGCGCAAACTTGTAATTACTTTTTAATGCACCGTTTTCTGAGCCAAGTAGTGGCAAAAAGCGTCAGCTTCCGAAAACGCTACCGGTAGCGAAAGCGGAAGCAGAATGCGGACTAGGTCGCAGCGGAACCGGAAGTGGGGTTTTACGGACAAATTCAAACGACGGTTTTATTGTATAAAGCAGCGTTTGATATATTAATTCGTGTGTCTGTAACAGGATCGATGTACAACGAACGAGTGAAAATATCGTACATACACGAGACCACGTTTAATAAATTCGTGTGATAGTGTGTGTCGATAATGGTCTGTTCCGCGATCTGTACGCCGGAACGTGATAGTGCAGAAATTTACAAAAGTGTCAGGGTTCGTCGCGACGGTGAATTTGTAAGCGTTTATACAACGGGAAGGGCTGCGGACAATTCCGGATGATTAATGTCCCGACAGCTCGTTTTCGAAAAGTCACAGTATCGTCCCAGCGTTGCAAAATATCCCACGCGTCTAGCTCAGCAGCTTGTCAACGCGAGCCTGTCCAACTTATCTTCTCGAAATCCTTGTTGCCGGTGGTTGCCCTCAACAGCGCTGCCATTTCACTGAAATTTCGACAATAAACATGACATCCGACAACACGGTTGttgttagtagactgcggatcttcatgcaaaataaaaactgtttaaattaacactaaaccatcGCCGGTCAATTGAccgatttcagattttttattttagaattattgaaattaagaCACTTTCGTAATTCTAGTGTGTATTGTAGTAAAAATCGCACAGTCTATATTAGTTCAGTATTGacacatttttataaataaacaagtattgcaaatattacaaatatatatatttttatattataaaaattattgttattattattacttttatatcatatatttttaaatatttttatttgtatattttttaacaaatattacttttaatgcttgttaggttcagtgttaattgtAAGTCATaggaaccaaaaaaaaaaatcagaatttatttctctgtttAGAGGTTTATTTGTTTGTTGTTAAATGTGTTTCATCTATCCACTGTTTGAAATTACCCTCGCCTTATTCTTgcgaaaaatgcataaaatcctcaaatCTAGTAATTAGGTGTGAAACTTACCGCTCGATCGACCAGCACGCAGGACACTCGAGACTATTTTCTCGGAACAATTTTCCGCGACGAATCTAAGGAAGTCCTCGAGACGTTCGCTATCCTCGATCGATCGTAGCCACGCATGTGAGGTCTAGTTTTTCCTCAGGCCCTCGGTAAGAACGTTAGGACACATGAACCCTTTCTCTTGACAGGCTAAGTCAGGGATTAGAAGCTTGTCCCGATGGAGACGAGGTAGAGTGCCTTACACGGTTTACAGCGTGCGACACTTTCGGGGCAACGTTGTTACAATTAATGGGACAAACTAACATGCCGAGGGAATCAAAAACAGTCTTCTGCCTTCGAGGTC is part of the Halictus rubicundus isolate RS-2024b chromosome 3, iyHalRubi1_principal, whole genome shotgun sequence genome and encodes:
- the LOC143352676 gene encoding uncharacterized protein LOC143352676; the protein is MCSYKDDLVYKIRNKIEMEKRYKHAVFNISSDRDEEKSISESQDFCLKMTQDSIASDSQEAEVHDNKNVILIDDSSSDCDNPKHSTDTKLKSNKHFNSKHRELIDSSSSSECLDEEGDRMFELWRRNKKIDFFNSKKKENTFAERRNILLTSDSATPSSSDSNGKSMESSTKSKYISFTPESNNKITSECNSQLHINNVYGKNVSHNSGKSIDTPQKGLSIKNQFEIKKKLTRRDVRNIIKNISSPKVAYESPRRNKNVVNDEKIDDNVIVDESMDNGGHPAISFRTNLVENTKIIDETPPSSSSDIAQDSKMTLNNLHRNHVNEILNTQKVDQNIDAMSALSERKKKQISEWLQTNSLDSKSDSSFSMVPASNKSGISSGNSSLERLEMNYETPNNRDRIRQARTSEKKLTNEECNKIVQSSVTRQTTILDYTKRSRNDALELRTPTNKRADNEMSTPTISQPQNMDVMACADILDKLYGASWRQKADELLPKSEPRKQVVATKSRAVQTERRARTKKIICSSESADEDSSASLEDLRPQKPSTKKNARVGPKQRDSFIKDDTSSESGCESSYYTAVTNPKTLTNNVQPKPTVPPRVQRALRICDTDTDDEGKDEENNRDDMYDMGRKKLYFIEDESESESSGTSEFDPGDDVPPKPVVKKDPPKLPRQTIKKSTTVRPISDNWKCEKKYSFLASLSENVPIANAHPEAKKYRTDFKNTKETLCNYLYKLYNERVFDKQLPKDMSIEWNVRMRGTAGFCYNKKSIKTLGGVVRSSRIVLSTKVLDTPDRLRDTLIHEMCHAAAWLINNVSDGHGPFWTGWANKAVKTFPDLPPIRRCHDYKIKTKFTYKCVGCGYSIGRHSKSLDVERKRCGHCYGKFELLINKTTKSGTVQVQTPKRELGGFALFVKENYNSVKKDRNVKHAEVMKILGQQFSAIKIAKNRENIENNLDTPG